Genomic window (Arachis hypogaea cultivar Tifrunner chromosome 13, arahy.Tifrunner.gnm2.J5K5, whole genome shotgun sequence):
aaaaaaaaagcagcgCGTGTAATCACGTTCTTTTAATAAAAGTGATCTTTGTTAATGTTGGACTTACCTAGATGTCACGTTTTTATGTTCCAATTGATTCCTTTTTTTGATTATTCTCAAAGGAGAAGATTTTTCTTTTTACCAAACATATGTGGATCCAATCACGATCTTTTAATAAGAACAAGAAATCTTTCTCGATCAATCCTTTTGCCTGGAAAAGTTCTTACCGTCTAGCTCTTAAGTAGGGCGGTGGTCTTAGTGATTTTGGGATACCTTATGGAGCAGTATAGCACGGTGCTCTTTTTTAGTGTCTTTATCTATATTCGCTGAACACTTCCAATACCTCACCACACCGATTTCACAGCTCGATTAGAGCTGCTCTACTTTCTTCGCAGCTTTCGAGCCTTATCTTGTCTTGCTTGCTcttctttttttaaagaaattgcTTGAGCGGCTTTCAAAGAAAATCTTACCTTTAGCATAGCAACGGCAGGAGTCTTTCTTAGTGCAATACCTTCAACAACCCTTAACAATTctgtaaaaatatatatacataaaacattcaaattaataaatagaattcagcatattcttattttttttttacaccaACGCCATGAAACAACGACAGCAATGCCCCCACATCCAAATCCAGTGACAATGAGTCTATGACTATTAACTATTACAGCACACCAGAGTGATTTCTCTCAAGAAGACCTTCCAAAACCACTTTCTTTTTGTACAAATTTGAATCGAAATCCAGCTCCTTTGAACTCTCTACGACGACGTCGTTTTCCTGCACCAATCTAAAACGGTGTACAAAATACAACCACGTAGAGGTGCAAACTATGGCACATAAACGACCCCACAATAACAATATTACCAGTGTCACAATAACCGCCCAAGCGCCAACCACAGGACTATAGTGTCTGTTTGCGTTTTGATGCTTCCCGTGTTGTTTAGGTGTCGTTTGAGTCCCCATGCGCTGCACGTGCCGTTTTGAAGCTGGGCCTAGATCTGAATGTGACGTGGCAGTGGCGGCTGCTATTGTGGGAGATGAGCCACTTTGCTGACAAGTGTCGCTCTCTAAGGCTTTCTTTTCTCTGTTTGGTTGAGATGTCTGAAACATCGATCAAACAGATCATAGATTTTTTTTtcccaattttcaaatttcagtctcaacaattgaataaattaataaataaattgataTCAATCTAACTACATACTAACATTTGGCAGCAAAAACGCGTTCAATACCAACATTGATAGTTCGTTGAATCCAAAATTTGAGTTCAAAATATAAATATCACATATTTTAACTATTAGgtttgtaaaaattaaattatcatcATCACTGATCAGAGCGATCACAAGTGCATCAATttagatgaataaaaatatattattctcaTAATAATTAGTTAAATAACGTGAAGATGGATATGTTCTTAATTAATTTCTCACTAtagaaatataagataagatcATTTTAACtagaagtgttttttttttttttttgtcccatcagttcaaatattaaatttatttatataaaagagCTTCGTAAAAAACGTTATCCAAATATGTGAAGTTACCTGTGAATTTGAGGGTGGTTGATTGGGTGCTATGTGAGGAATCAGCGGTTGCTTCTGGGTTGGGGTTGGAGTAGGGTGTGCTTGTTGAGTCTTGTTGTGTAGGTTTGACTTTGACCTCCACTTTGATGATGAATATTGAACTTTGTTATAAGAAACTTTGAGTTTGgggtgctttttcttcttcttcttgttcttctcatCAAACTCTAAGCCTTCAAGTAGAGGCACCGTTTTGCCAATCCTCTGCCATGGGAACCAACTCTTTTGTTTATGGCTACGTTGTTCATGAGATCCTATGTTGTTGGTTGACCCTACTGATGTTGAAGCACTACTTCCAAAGAAACATAGACAAAGAGAGCTTTtagttttgggttttggatattcCAGGTTTGTTATGATTTTGGTTTTGGCCATGGAAGATAATTAGCAAGCATGAAAGTGCATTCCACCTGAATGAGCATAATTGTGGCCAAGATTTGTTGGGTCAGTAGTGTCACTCAGGAGATGTGTATCAAATTTCAAAGTCGTTACTTAAATATAAGTATTTGTTTTTCTTGCTTGTTTCGTATGCATGGAATTAGAGGGAAGACTAGGACTTGGTCATTATCCTCCATTCATTccataacctttttttttttcccaaacCCTATTATGTTTCCATTCTTTCTCTAACCCGACACGAGCATTTGCTTATTTATGCTATATTCATGGCCTATACTTAAATAGTAAATACTATGGTAGGGATATATTAAAACAGACGGAAATATTTGATAACTAAAGAAAATCAGCTAAAAATATCCGTAGcttgtcttatttagtatttattaattgttgtgataattaattaatgctaaataaggtaaattctggctaccatattaaaattagttattaataaaattagtcattagtataaatatattattggctaactgattttaatatatttttagtatttttgataCTTTAATATGTATATCTAATTACATaatgttatattaataaaaataataataataatatgtaattGATCGATTgccaaaattaaatataaaaaattataacatcgTGTTCTGGTCTAGAACTACTCACCGtgttaaaaaagaaaatgaaaggaaaagtTATTAACCAATTGTTGCCTTGGAACCGAATGAGGTGGTGTATTTACAAAGATTCTCAGGCTCAAGTTAGTTTGAAGTCCAAAAAATATAAGGATTAAAGTTGAAAAAGATATCCGAAGAGTTCTACTCTATTATTTAGTCTTTAATGACTAGAGATTTAAGAAGATTTATGTCTAATTCTGTTATATTTTATGGGATATAATCCTAATTTGAGCATGTACGTTTTATAATGAACTATTTATATGTGATTCAACCCAGTGTGAAATCTCGGGCATAACAATCTGAATTTagatctttttaaataatttattaagattttgataataaatgtaagattcaacataaaaaaatattaccgtAATATTATATAACCAAATCATTTTGGTAaccaaattcaattaaattagtctaatagcttaagtaataataacaaaaaaatgttagttaaagaaaaaagatgaaagacaaacaaaagaaaaaaaaaattgaatttagttacaaaaataatttaataaatttattaggaGACTAACACTTGAGAAGTGTAAAATGTCTCttacaaaatttataattataaactcatttttaaaattttcaactttatccttttaaaataattgaatcatGCATCTTGTTACTTTCCAGAGTGCATACTTGTTGCAACAAGAGGCAGCAGTAAAGCTAGCAAAAAGATCAGGATAATATATTTTAAACTCTGGTAAAATTTATTATCAACTCAATtaactaacaaaatattaatatgttATCCTCAATTAAAATTTAAGTAATATTATACTTTATtgtgcaaaaatatacaaaatactcCAATAAACAAATGGAAAAAAGAATGGCTCTTTAAAGTTAGGTGGTGACTGGTGTATAACTGATTGGgcagaggaaaaaaaaaaagtcgAGAGTTGTGAATAAACTGATGAGTGGCAATATATATGAGGTATTATGCATCATCCTATTCATAGTGTCAAACTTGATGAGCTACCCAGGAAGGAATGATTCTTGAATTAGgcactaaataattaatatatatgataaGATTCGATAGGGATAGATAGagacatttttcaaaaatagacaTAAAATTCTGATATATGTGATTAATATTCAATGCATGGGAAAGTTGGGTGTCCTATGAATCTTCTGGAAAAcaaatatgaaaaacaaaaaaaaattgcagCAGGATAAGAGATGTATTATATGCATATCCAACtcttaatcttaaatttttactAGTCCACTATTATAAAATACGGATTAGTTCTACAAGCATTTTAATATGGAGTAAAAACTATGATCCTATGTATTTTGAGTATACATgaagtatttttcaaaaatttgagtctttttaatttttactgtCAAAATTTATATGgataacaatttttaatatattctctattttattttgatatactAACTGTATAAATAATTTTGTACCATTATTTAATTAGAttcataaattttgataatttttaaataaaaaatttaaaattaatatttttcatgtgaaaataaattaataattacttgtataaaattcttttatgttacataaaaaataaactattaaaataatatttaaaagtttatatagataaaaataactttaaaagaTACGAATAATAGATAAATtcatgaaatatttaaaaaatgacaaatatatatgaaatatttaatatatatatatatattaaaaaagatttagatattatattttgatgtatttttttaagtaaaaataaaaCATTCTTAGCCATAAAGTTTAGTAATTTTATACTaagtgatttaaaaaaaaattgtgaatgattaaatttttttcaaaaataaaaaaattatagaatctaATTTTTACTGTGTATCTTTTAAATAGTTATTCAAACGTGAccataaaaatttgaataaaatacataaattaatttagtaagtacaatttttttactatttataagaatataatatttattaattatttttattatattttactatttaaaaatcatttaaaaaattgtttctctctctttatcttcaaaaattatttttatcaataacataaattttaCTATCTTGTTAGTACTTTACCATTTTACccttacataaaaattaaattattttcaaaaacataagaaaaagaagataacagTGAGCACTAAGCAGCCAGCGGCCCCTAGTCTTGGGGTCAAGGGATGGAGTTGCAAAGTCAACAGTTCTGTGTTGAGAACAAAAACGGTGTCGGTTCGTCCTCTCTCTCATTTTCTCAGTTCCtctgcttttgagttttgaggtAGCAAAACGACGTGCCGTTGGTTCCAAGTGAGGATGGCGAGCAGAGAGACGGTGAGAAAGGCAGAGGCTCTCGTAGAGAAAGCCATGAAAGGAAACGACGCTTCACACGATGCGTCGCACGTTTGGAGGGTTCGTGATCTCGCTCTCTCCCTCGCCTCCGAGGAAGGCCTTTCTTCCAACCCTCATTCTCTCCAAATAGTAATCATTCTCTCATTCTCATATAACTACTACTTTCACTTATTAATCACCACCATAACCATTCGCTTTCTCTTCTCGTTAATTACTTTATTTCAGGTGGAGTTAGCGGCACTGCTCCATGATATAGGTTTTTTACACTGTCTCTCTGCATCAAAATTAATCTCTTTCAAAATTACTCTATGCTTACTCGCAAATTTACTTCTTTGTTGATTGCTGCAGCTGATTACAAGTACTTGAGGTTCGTAATTTCGTTAACTGTATTCTTACCTTACATGTATCGCAATTTGaactttttctctgttttttgttcagttgttttttttattgttgaagTCAATGCGCAATAATCCATATACTGGTTTTGCATAATTTCTAGGCTAATTTTATCCAATTACCATTTCTCTGTATTTCTCCGTGCTTCAATTCTgtcatattttcctttttttcagaTAATACCATAAATCAGTTGCTaagaaatttttattcttgtagtcttcaataaattttaatcacCAAATCAGTGTCTAATatcagaattttaaaaatttttagggtATGTTGTGTTTTTATTAAATAACATAGAGACTGATTTGTTTAACACTTTACTAAAATTTGACAAGAGGATTGATTTGTCTAACAAAACAAAAAGGCTACGGACTGGTTTAATGATTAAAATTTGTTGATGATTAAGGTGTTCGACTAAAAGTTACTAATTTGGGGTGTAACTCTTATTTTTTTTGTACACTTATCATATAGGGATCCGTCTGAGGAaaaaattgttgagaatttccTCGAAGAAGAGGGAATTCAGGAGACTATCAAGTCTAAGATTTTGAAGATCATCAAAGGAATGGGTTAGTTAATCAACATTCACCTTCCTTTTGGCTCAAGTTAATATATTTGATTTAAGGGTAATATCAGAAAAAACAGATTATATGTTTTTGCATTCTCTTCCATTATCCAAACATAGCCTAAAGTTTCTGTGTATTCTTCATAGTAGCCTTGTGCTGCATCATGTTACATTTCCATGTGTATTGGTTGTAAAATTTGCATTATGGGCACTGCATTTTCCACTGCCAGGTTTCAAGGATGAGGTTACAGGAAATGGCAGTACTGAATGGTTTCCGGAATTCGGAGTTGTGCAAGATGCAGATCGACTTGATGCTATTGGTGCTATAGGTATTCTGTTGAATCTGCTATGTTATTGAGCTTTTCAAAGAGATGAAcaatgtt
Coding sequences:
- the LOC112737106 gene encoding uncharacterized protein: MASRETVRKAEALVEKAMKGNDASHDASHVWRVRDLALSLASEEGLSSNPHSLQIVELAALLHDIADYKYLRDPSEEKIVENFLEEEGIQETIKSKILKIIKGMGFKDEVTGNGSTEWFPEFGVVQDADRLDAIGAIGIARCFTFGGSRNRVLHDPAILPRTDLSKEQYMKKEEQTTINHFHEKLLKLKDMMKTKAGKRRAERRHKFMEEFVKEFYDEWNGVS